Proteins from one Algicella marina genomic window:
- a CDS encoding GntR family transcriptional regulator, with the protein MQDTPEQEPLSLTEHVADKLREMVIRGQLAPGQHIVERKLCAELSVSRTPMREALKLLRQDGLVEIFRNRGARVAPYTAEDAIDLFEVISGMESIAASRAAERITDTELDALQEQHARIVHFHKTGNLDDYFPANSAVHAAILRIAANPVLANAHRRLMLLAQRGRYMAIMNPERWNQAVSEHGALMASLEARDPDAAREIWSGHLMNTGISVAAALRADSEQSDQQAEF; encoded by the coding sequence ATGCAGGACACCCCGGAGCAGGAACCGCTTTCACTCACGGAACACGTCGCCGACAAACTTCGGGAGATGGTCATCAGGGGGCAATTGGCACCCGGACAACATATAGTGGAGCGGAAACTCTGCGCCGAACTGTCCGTCTCCCGAACCCCGATGCGCGAAGCCCTGAAACTTCTGAGGCAAGACGGCCTTGTGGAAATCTTCCGCAATCGCGGCGCGCGCGTTGCGCCCTACACCGCCGAGGATGCCATAGATCTCTTCGAAGTGATCTCCGGGATGGAAAGCATTGCCGCCTCCCGCGCCGCCGAACGGATCACAGACACCGAACTCGACGCACTCCAGGAACAGCACGCGCGCATCGTCCACTTCCACAAGACCGGCAACCTGGATGACTACTTTCCCGCCAACAGCGCCGTTCACGCAGCCATCCTGCGCATCGCCGCCAATCCCGTGCTGGCCAATGCCCACCGCCGCCTCATGCTTCTGGCCCAGCGCGGCCGCTACATGGCCATTATGAACCCGGAACGCTGGAACCAGGCCGTGTCGGAGCACGGCGCGCTGATGGCATCCCTGGAAGCTCGCGATCCCGACGCCGCCCGCGAAATCTGGTCGGGCCACCTGATGAATACTGGCATCTCCGTCGCCGCCGCCCTACGCGCCGATTCGGAACAAAGCGATCAGCAGGCAGAGTTCTGA
- a CDS encoding ABC transporter substrate-binding protein: MRMTRLKRNFVALTAALTLGALPALAQGTLRVGMTASDIPLTTGQTDQGGEGMRFIGYTVYDALINWDLTSADKPSVLIPGLAEEWSVDPEDQTKWTFKIREGVKFHDGSEFDAEAAVWNFDKLLDNESEQYDPRQSAQGKSRIPAVTSYTAIDKYTLEITTGTPDATLPYQLAWILMSSPAQWEALEKDWEQVAASPSGTGPWMLESFVPRERAELVPFADHWDATRVPKLEKMVLIPLPEPNARSAALLSGQVDWIEAPAPDVIPALEGNGFEIVSNTLPHNWTWHLSRVEGSPWNDINVRKAANLAIDREGMKTLLGGLMVPAEGFLPPGSAWFGTPDFEVKYDPEAAKALLAESGHGPDNPLQVKAMISPSGSGQMLPLPMNEYVQQNLAEVGIEVEFIVVEWNTMINIWRAGAADESSQGAHSINFTYFIQDPFTGLIRHLSCDLIAPNGTNWGHYCDPEMEELFQKIRTTFDPEEQTKVLQETHEKFVNEALFLMVTHDVAPRAMSPKVKGFVQAQNWYQNFGTVTMED; the protein is encoded by the coding sequence ATGAGAATGACACGATTGAAGAGAAATTTCGTCGCGCTGACTGCGGCACTGACGCTCGGGGCCTTGCCGGCTCTGGCACAGGGCACTTTGCGGGTGGGCATGACGGCATCCGATATTCCGCTTACCACCGGCCAGACGGACCAGGGTGGCGAAGGCATGCGGTTCATAGGCTACACTGTCTATGATGCGCTGATCAACTGGGACCTGACTTCGGCGGATAAGCCGTCGGTCCTGATCCCCGGTCTGGCAGAAGAATGGTCCGTCGATCCGGAAGATCAGACAAAATGGACCTTCAAGATTCGCGAAGGCGTCAAGTTTCACGACGGTTCCGAGTTCGATGCTGAAGCGGCCGTCTGGAACTTCGACAAGCTGCTGGACAATGAGAGCGAACAGTATGATCCGCGCCAGTCGGCACAGGGCAAGTCTCGCATACCAGCGGTGACGTCCTACACGGCGATCGACAAATACACACTTGAAATAACCACGGGCACGCCGGACGCGACGCTGCCTTATCAGCTTGCATGGATCCTGATGTCTTCTCCTGCCCAATGGGAGGCGCTCGAAAAGGACTGGGAGCAGGTGGCGGCCAGCCCGTCGGGCACAGGCCCGTGGATGCTGGAAAGCTTTGTGCCTCGGGAGCGGGCCGAGCTTGTACCGTTCGCCGATCATTGGGACGCGACGCGGGTGCCGAAGCTGGAAAAGATGGTGCTGATCCCCCTGCCTGAGCCGAACGCGCGGTCAGCCGCGCTGCTGTCAGGGCAGGTGGACTGGATCGAGGCACCGGCTCCGGACGTGATTCCGGCGCTGGAGGGCAACGGCTTCGAAATTGTATCCAACACCCTGCCGCACAACTGGACATGGCACCTGAGCAGGGTCGAGGGGTCGCCGTGGAATGACATAAATGTGCGCAAGGCGGCCAACCTCGCCATTGATCGCGAAGGGATGAAGACGCTGCTCGGTGGTCTGATGGTGCCTGCCGAGGGGTTCCTGCCGCCGGGCAGCGCCTGGTTCGGGACACCTGACTTCGAGGTAAAGTACGACCCGGAAGCGGCGAAGGCGCTTTTGGCCGAATCGGGCCATGGGCCGGACAACCCATTGCAGGTGAAGGCGATGATCTCGCCGTCCGGTTCCGGCCAGATGTTGCCGTTGCCAATGAACGAGTACGTTCAGCAGAACCTTGCGGAAGTGGGAATCGAGGTGGAATTCATCGTCGTGGAATGGAACACGATGATCAACATCTGGCGCGCGGGCGCGGCTGACGAAAGCAGCCAGGGCGCGCACTCGATCAACTTCACGTATTTCATTCAGGACCCGTTCACCGGCCTGATCCGTCACCTTTCGTGTGACCTCATTGCGCCGAACGGCACGAACTGGGGCCATTACTGCGACCCGGAGATGGAGGAGTTGTTCCAGAAGATCCGAACGACTTTCGACCCGGAGGAGCAGACGAAAGTGCTGCAGGAGACGCACGAGAAGTTCGTCAACGAGGCGTTGTTCCTGATGGTGACGCATGACGTTGCGCCGCGGGCGATGAGCCCGAAGGTGAAGGGCTTCGTGCAGGCACAGAACTGGTACCAAAACTTTGGTACCGTGACGATGGAGGACTAA
- a CDS encoding ABC transporter permease — protein MLGYLFRRLVYVIPVGLGVSLICFLLVHIAPGDPLVAVMPIDATAEQEAEMRAEYGFDKPLPVQFGIWLGNALQGDLGKSIATGRPVAREVGRAVGNTLLLAAAASLIGFPLGLLFGFMAGYLNNTVWDRLVTAVAIGGVSTPNYWLGMVLVIIFSVTLGWLPSMGAGPGGSSDWSWDWAHMKHLVLPAITLAVVPMGIVMRTTRALVADILDQDFVQALVAKGMTRRGVLAHVARNAAPTALSVIGLQLGYLLGGSILIETVFNWPGSGYLLSVAILQRDLPMLQGTILVLAMFFVALNLLVDLAQSFIDPRIKRA, from the coding sequence ATGCTTGGATATCTTTTTCGCCGCCTCGTCTATGTGATTCCTGTTGGCCTCGGGGTCAGCCTGATCTGTTTTCTGCTTGTCCATATCGCGCCGGGTGATCCGCTGGTGGCGGTAATGCCGATCGACGCCACCGCGGAACAGGAGGCGGAGATGCGGGCCGAGTATGGCTTCGACAAGCCCTTGCCGGTGCAGTTCGGCATCTGGCTGGGCAACGCCTTACAGGGTGATCTGGGTAAATCCATCGCGACGGGCAGACCGGTGGCGAGGGAAGTGGGCCGGGCTGTGGGCAACACACTGCTGCTGGCTGCGGCGGCGAGCCTGATCGGGTTTCCCCTGGGGCTGCTGTTTGGGTTCATGGCTGGTTATCTGAACAATACGGTCTGGGACCGGCTTGTGACGGCCGTCGCCATCGGGGGCGTTTCCACCCCGAACTACTGGCTGGGCATGGTGCTGGTGATCATCTTCTCGGTGACGCTCGGCTGGCTGCCGTCCATGGGGGCGGGGCCGGGCGGATCCTCCGATTGGTCGTGGGACTGGGCGCACATGAAACACCTGGTGCTGCCGGCGATAACGCTGGCGGTGGTTCCGATGGGCATCGTCATGCGGACCACACGGGCCCTCGTGGCCGATATTCTCGATCAGGATTTCGTGCAGGCGCTGGTGGCCAAGGGCATGACCCGAAGAGGGGTGCTGGCACATGTCGCTCGCAATGCTGCACCGACCGCGTTGTCTGTCATAGGGTTGCAACTGGGCTATCTGCTGGGTGGTTCGATCCTGATAGAGACGGTCTTCAATTGGCCCGGGTCAGGTTACCTGCTGTCCGTGGCTATCCTGCAAAGGGACCTGCCGATGCTGCAGGGAACGATACTCGTGCTGGCCATGTTCTTCGTCGCGCTGAACCTTCTGGTAGACTTGGCGCAATCCTTCATCGACCCAAGGATCAAGCGCGCATGA
- a CDS encoding ABC transporter permease, whose protein sequence is MTDVADDTTIAVEAPLQPSRGYWAGVWRRLRRDPVSLVCAGLLSLLVLGAIFAPWLGMADPYTGSMMTRLKPIGTEGHPLGTDELGRDMLARLIYGGRLTLFIGITPVVLAFLIGTSLGLIAGYVGGWINTIIMRTVDVFFAFPSILLAIAISGALGAGITNSLVSLTIVFIPPITRVAESVTASVRALDYVDAARATGAGDFTIVRVHVLGNVMGPIFVYATSLTSVCMIIAAGLSFLGLGVKPPEPEWGLMLNTLRTAIYINPWVAALPGVMIFITSLCLNLLSDGLRSAMNVRQ, encoded by the coding sequence ATGACCGACGTTGCCGACGACACGACCATCGCTGTGGAAGCGCCGTTGCAGCCGTCGCGCGGATATTGGGCCGGCGTGTGGCGCCGCCTTCGGCGCGATCCTGTCTCCCTGGTTTGTGCAGGGCTGCTGAGCCTGCTCGTTCTGGGTGCGATTTTCGCGCCATGGCTGGGGATGGCAGACCCTTATACGGGGTCAATGATGACACGCTTGAAACCCATCGGGACCGAGGGCCACCCGCTGGGCACAGACGAACTGGGTCGCGATATGCTGGCCCGATTGATCTACGGCGGCAGGTTGACCCTTTTTATAGGCATTACGCCGGTGGTTCTGGCCTTTCTTATTGGCACGTCGCTGGGATTGATCGCGGGCTATGTCGGCGGCTGGATCAACACCATCATCATGCGAACGGTGGATGTGTTCTTTGCCTTCCCGTCGATCCTGCTGGCGATTGCCATATCCGGAGCGCTGGGCGCAGGCATTACCAACTCGCTGGTGTCTCTGACCATCGTGTTCATTCCACCGATCACACGGGTGGCGGAAAGCGTCACCGCCTCTGTCCGGGCGCTGGATTATGTCGATGCCGCGCGCGCGACGGGGGCCGGGGACTTTACCATCGTTCGAGTGCACGTTCTGGGAAACGTGATGGGGCCGATCTTCGTCTATGCCACGTCGTTGACATCCGTCTGCATGATTATCGCGGCAGGGCTGTCGTTCCTTGGGTTGGGGGTGAAGCCGCCGGAGCCTGAATGGGGGCTGATGCTCAATACTTTGCGCACCGCCATCTACATCAATCCCTGGGTCGCCGCGCTTCCGGGCGTGATGATCTTCATAACTTCGCTTTGCCTGAACCTGCTGAGCGACGGCCTGAGGAGTGCCATGAATGTCCGTCAGTGA
- a CDS encoding ABC transporter ATP-binding protein: protein MSVSEKQTLGLKDKGGPRQPLVTADNLTCHFPVRAGAFAPKKVVRAVDGVSFTVAKGETLGVVGESGCGKSTTARLLIGLAPVTSGRMLFDGQQLGEELSMRELRRGVQMVFQDSYASLNPRLTIEESIAFGPKVNGVDPGEARRIALDLLERIGLDPGRFAGRYPHELSGGQRQRVNIGRALAMRPRLVILDEAVSALDKSVEAQVLNLLADLRRDFDLTYMFISHDLNVVRFISDRLMVMYLGEVVEIGPAEALYERQAHPYTAALFSAMPSMDPEARTEVPPLAGDPPNPIDPPTGCRFHTRCPFAESVCAQAKPRAMTISEGHQVACHMHDPASGHGKVAA, encoded by the coding sequence ATGTCCGTCAGTGAGAAACAGACTCTGGGTTTGAAGGACAAGGGTGGGCCGCGCCAACCGCTGGTGACGGCTGACAATCTGACCTGCCACTTCCCGGTACGTGCCGGGGCCTTCGCCCCGAAAAAGGTTGTGAGAGCCGTCGATGGCGTCAGCTTTACCGTGGCCAAGGGCGAAACGCTTGGTGTTGTCGGTGAATCGGGTTGCGGCAAGTCCACGACTGCGCGGCTGCTGATTGGATTGGCGCCGGTGACATCGGGCCGTATGCTGTTCGACGGTCAGCAACTGGGCGAAGAGCTTTCGATGCGGGAGCTACGCCGTGGTGTGCAGATGGTGTTTCAGGACAGCTATGCCTCTTTGAACCCGCGGCTGACCATCGAGGAGTCGATTGCTTTCGGCCCGAAGGTCAACGGTGTCGATCCGGGGGAGGCCAGGCGGATTGCGCTGGACCTGCTGGAACGGATCGGGCTGGACCCTGGGCGGTTTGCCGGCCGATACCCGCATGAGCTGTCAGGTGGGCAACGGCAGCGGGTGAACATCGGTCGGGCGCTGGCGATGCGGCCGCGGCTGGTGATCCTCGACGAGGCTGTCTCGGCGCTCGACAAGTCAGTGGAAGCACAGGTGCTGAACCTGCTTGCGGACCTGCGCCGCGATTTCGATCTGACCTACATGTTTATCAGTCACGATCTCAACGTCGTGCGCTTCATCTCCGACAGGCTAATGGTGATGTATCTAGGCGAAGTGGTGGAGATCGGCCCGGCGGAGGCGCTCTACGAGCGGCAGGCGCATCCCTATACGGCCGCACTTTTTTCGGCGATGCCGTCGATGGACCCGGAGGCGCGGACGGAGGTGCCACCACTTGCAGGTGACCCGCCCAACCCCATCGATCCGCCCACTGGCTGCCGGTTCCATACCCGTTGCCCGTTCGCGGAAAGCGTCTGTGCACAGGCAAAGCCGCGGGCAATGACGATTTCTGAGGGCCACCAGGTGGCCTGCCACATGCATGATCCGGCCTCGGGCCATGGCAAGGTGGCGGCATGA
- a CDS encoding ABC transporter ATP-binding protein, translating to MSNLVEMKNLTVRFSGERTVHAVNDVSLDLKKGEVVALLGESGSGKSVTMKALMRLLPGKRTRIGGTLNFDGRDILTLKGRALSDFRGGEAAMIFQDPALALDPVYTIGQQIAETVMRHEGLSQKQAMARALEMLEKVRIPSPERRLKNYPHEMSGGMRQRAMIALALACKPKLLLADEPTTALDATVQMQILLLLRELQQEMGMAVIFVTHDIGVAVEIADRVAVMYAGTIVETGTIAEIMKDPRHPYTRGLLAANLHGAVKGSRLDAIPGAPPTLEAPPDFCPFAPRCPEATALCSAELPPTIVPSPGRRVACVLEAENVI from the coding sequence ATGAGCAATCTGGTCGAAATGAAGAATCTGACAGTCCGGTTTTCCGGGGAACGCACGGTACATGCCGTGAACGACGTGAGCCTTGATCTGAAAAAAGGTGAGGTCGTCGCGTTGCTGGGCGAGAGCGGTTCCGGAAAATCGGTGACGATGAAGGCACTCATGCGACTGCTTCCGGGCAAACGAACGCGGATCGGTGGTACGCTGAATTTCGATGGGCGGGATATCCTGACACTAAAGGGCAGGGCTCTATCAGATTTCCGTGGGGGTGAGGCGGCGATGATTTTCCAGGATCCGGCGCTGGCGCTGGACCCGGTCTATACCATCGGCCAGCAGATCGCCGAGACGGTGATGCGGCATGAGGGGCTAAGCCAGAAACAGGCGATGGCGCGGGCGCTGGAGATGTTGGAAAAGGTCCGTATTCCGTCGCCGGAACGCCGGTTGAAAAATTATCCGCATGAGATGTCCGGAGGGATGCGACAGCGTGCGATGATCGCACTGGCGCTGGCCTGCAAGCCGAAATTGCTGCTGGCGGATGAGCCGACGACGGCACTGGACGCGACGGTGCAGATGCAGATCCTGCTCCTGTTGCGCGAGTTGCAGCAGGAGATGGGGATGGCGGTTATCTTCGTGACCCATGATATCGGGGTGGCGGTGGAAATCGCCGACCGGGTGGCGGTGATGTATGCGGGAACGATCGTTGAAACCGGTACGATAGCCGAGATCATGAAGGACCCGCGCCATCCCTACACTCGCGGCTTGCTCGCGGCCAACCTGCACGGGGCGGTGAAGGGCAGTCGGCTGGATGCCATTCCCGGAGCGCCGCCGACGCTCGAAGCGCCGCCGGATTTCTGCCCCTTCGCGCCACGGTGCCCGGAGGCGACAGCCCTTTGCAGCGCCGAGTTGCCGCCCACGATCGTGCCCTCTCCGGGAAGGCGGGTTGCCTGCGTGCTGGAGGCCGAGAACGTGATATGA
- a CDS encoding amidase: MRDPYNALMPYPSVPVASGDGPLNGLRFVVKDLFDVAGYRTGCGNAVRLAESRVAEQHAPAVARLLQAGAVFAGKAQTDELAWSLTGKNPYFGDIINPTAPDRISGGSSSGCAAAVAGGLAEFALGTDTGGSVRAPASFCGVWGLRPTWGRVPLAGCMPLVPSFDTGGLFARDGVTLLAVAAALLGPDNANLEGEEPLLAEDLVARLPDEVKRALETTFARLSGGGVDLYVEDAETMHTCFDTLQSREVVETQGPWIEEVRPPLGPMIRARYTTSLAVTPAMEAEARNDRERITGQLVDRLAGRAVLAPVVHDVPLRADAGVEQQMAFSDAARRLLCVAGIAGLPQVVFPAVRIGGAPIGLSLIGPPGSDLALVALAARLVEPEMAET, translated from the coding sequence ATGAGGGATCCCTACAATGCGCTGATGCCGTATCCGTCGGTGCCGGTGGCATCTGGCGACGGCCCACTCAACGGTTTGCGTTTCGTGGTCAAGGATCTGTTCGATGTGGCTGGTTACCGTACTGGATGCGGCAACGCTGTTCGACTGGCGGAAAGCAGGGTCGCTGAGCAACACGCCCCGGCGGTTGCACGGCTTTTGCAGGCCGGAGCTGTCTTCGCGGGCAAGGCCCAGACAGATGAACTTGCGTGGTCATTGACTGGCAAGAACCCATACTTTGGTGACATCATCAACCCGACTGCGCCGGACAGGATTTCGGGAGGCTCTTCATCAGGTTGTGCGGCGGCAGTCGCCGGCGGGCTGGCGGAATTCGCTTTGGGTACCGATACGGGGGGATCCGTGCGGGCGCCGGCAAGTTTCTGCGGTGTGTGGGGATTGCGCCCGACCTGGGGGCGGGTACCCCTTGCCGGCTGCATGCCCCTGGTGCCGAGTTTCGATACCGGCGGGCTGTTCGCGCGGGATGGGGTAACTCTGCTGGCTGTCGCGGCGGCCCTGCTTGGGCCTGATAACGCCAATCTGGAGGGTGAAGAACCACTTTTGGCGGAAGATCTGGTAGCGCGGCTGCCCGATGAGGTTAAGAGGGCGCTGGAGACCACGTTCGCCCGGTTATCCGGTGGCGGCGTTGATCTGTATGTCGAGGATGCCGAGACGATGCACACCTGTTTCGACACCCTGCAGTCGCGTGAGGTCGTTGAGACGCAGGGGCCATGGATCGAGGAGGTGCGACCGCCGCTCGGACCGATGATCAGGGCACGTTATACGACGTCCTTGGCCGTGACACCGGCGATGGAGGCGGAGGCGCGGAATGATCGGGAACGGATCACGGGCCAGCTGGTTGACCGGCTGGCAGGAAGGGCAGTGCTGGCACCGGTGGTGCACGACGTGCCATTACGAGCAGATGCCGGGGTGGAGCAGCAGATGGCCTTCTCGGACGCAGCGCGGCGTCTGCTTTGCGTCGCCGGTATTGCCGGTCTGCCGCAAGTGGTGTTCCCGGCGGTGAGAATTGGCGGCGCGCCGATTGGGCTTTCACTGATCGGGCCGCCGGGCAGCGACCTTGCGCTTGTGGCGCTGGCCGCACGGCTGGTTGAACCGGAAATGGCGGAGACTTGA
- a CDS encoding RidA family protein yields the protein MDDGTIEAKLAALGLELPPECPPRASFVKYRLWNGLLVLSGQICEWCGEPRWLGPVTEETSVEEMQKAAQMCALNLLFCAREALGSLDRVDQVLRLGGFVNAEPGYGRGPAIIDGASNLFIDIFGERGRHARTAVCVSSLPVNAAVEVDALIAVS from the coding sequence ATGGACGACGGAACGATCGAAGCAAAACTGGCGGCCTTGGGGTTGGAATTGCCGCCGGAATGCCCCCCACGGGCAAGCTTCGTCAAATACCGTTTGTGGAACGGGTTGCTCGTGCTATCCGGCCAGATATGCGAGTGGTGCGGTGAGCCGAGGTGGCTGGGACCGGTAACGGAAGAAACTTCCGTGGAAGAGATGCAGAAGGCCGCGCAGATGTGTGCATTGAACCTGTTGTTTTGTGCTAGGGAGGCACTGGGGTCGCTCGACCGGGTAGATCAGGTGTTGCGTTTAGGTGGCTTCGTCAACGCGGAACCTGGTTATGGCCGCGGGCCGGCAATCATCGATGGAGCTTCCAATTTGTTCATAGATATCTTTGGTGAACGTGGCCGACATGCGCGAACGGCAGTCTGTGTGTCCAGTCTGCCCGTGAACGCAGCAGTAGAAGTTGATGCATTGATAGCTGTGTCATGA
- a CDS encoding diaminopropionate ammonia-lyase, translating into MTLIANAAARRDAEWTAAQDEILSDAGLQAAGSAIRNWPNYQVTPLVELPTLAQRMGVAALHLKDEGARFGLRSFKALGGAYAVACVLRRELERQSGFPVPLAEITGGSMADDVAAITVACATDGNHGRSVAWGAQQFGCRAVIFIHETVSEGRAAEIARFGAEVRRTKGDYDDSVRIASETAAAEGWFVVSDTSWPGYEDVPRDVMQGYELMASEAFAALTQPPTHIFVQTGVGGMAAAVAGLAKRRWGKARPVVVLADPEGAACWAESFAMGMPQSAKGAVRTIQAGLACGEISVLAWEVLKDHSDWVMTVQDGAAERMMRALARPEGGDPAIVAGESAVAGLCACLQATPAERAAIGLDSQSRVLAFVTEGDTDPALYQKIVGVDAATVLRGGVRAP; encoded by the coding sequence ATGACGCTGATCGCCAATGCCGCGGCCCGGAGAGATGCCGAATGGACAGCTGCGCAGGACGAGATCCTGTCCGACGCAGGGTTGCAGGCGGCAGGTTCGGCAATCCGGAACTGGCCAAATTATCAAGTCACGCCCCTGGTCGAACTGCCGACGTTGGCGCAGCGGATGGGTGTAGCCGCGTTGCATTTGAAGGATGAGGGCGCACGCTTTGGACTGCGCAGTTTCAAGGCGTTGGGAGGCGCATATGCGGTAGCCTGCGTGCTGCGCCGGGAGTTGGAGCGGCAATCGGGTTTTCCCGTTCCTCTTGCAGAGATTACCGGCGGCAGTATGGCAGACGATGTTGCGGCCATCACTGTGGCCTGTGCGACCGACGGCAACCATGGGCGCTCCGTTGCCTGGGGCGCACAACAGTTCGGGTGTCGGGCGGTCATCTTCATTCATGAAACGGTATCGGAAGGACGGGCCGCGGAAATAGCCCGGTTCGGGGCAGAGGTCCGACGCACGAAGGGCGACTACGACGACAGCGTTCGCATCGCGAGCGAGACGGCTGCCGCCGAAGGTTGGTTCGTGGTCTCCGATACTTCATGGCCGGGATATGAGGATGTGCCGCGCGACGTGATGCAGGGGTATGAGCTGATGGCCAGCGAGGCGTTTGCCGCACTGACGCAGCCACCGACCCATATTTTCGTGCAAACGGGCGTTGGAGGTATGGCGGCTGCCGTAGCCGGATTGGCCAAACGCCGTTGGGGAAAAGCGCGGCCCGTTGTCGTGCTGGCGGACCCGGAAGGCGCTGCTTGCTGGGCCGAGAGTTTCGCGATGGGCATGCCGCAATCGGCAAAAGGCGCGGTCCGTACGATCCAGGCCGGGCTGGCATGTGGCGAGATTTCCGTGCTGGCCTGGGAAGTGCTCAAGGATCATTCCGACTGGGTGATGACGGTGCAAGACGGCGCGGCGGAGCGGATGATGCGAGCGCTGGCGCGCCCTGAAGGCGGCGATCCCGCTATTGTAGCCGGCGAGTCGGCCGTTGCGGGACTGTGTGCCTGCCTGCAGGCGACGCCGGCAGAGCGCGCAGCCATCGGGTTGGATAGCCAGTCGCGTGTGCTGGCCTTCGTTACCGAGGGAGATACCGATCCGGCGCTCTATCAGAAAATTGTCGGGGTCGATGCCGCCACCGTCCTCAGGGGAGGCGTACGTGCGCCGTAA
- a CDS encoding N-carbamoyl-D-amino-acid hydrolase, whose translation MRRKLVAAVAQMGPVARDETRASAVARMCEMMRDASGRGARVVVFPELALTTFFPRWFLEGEALSAWFETEMPGPAVRPLFELSQELGMGFHLGYAERTDAGRHFNTAILVDGGRLLGKYRKVHLPGHRDEESWRPFQHLEKRYFETGDLGFPVFDALGGKAGMCICNDRRWPETWRMLGLQGAEFVMLGYNTPAHYPPAPEHDHLQYFHNELSIQAGCYQNGVWALAAAKAGCEEGCDLIGGSLIVAPTGEIMAKAGGVEDEVITAEIDLDRCAEIRRNIFDFALHREPQTYGLLTALKP comes from the coding sequence GTGCGCCGTAAGTTGGTCGCCGCTGTGGCGCAGATGGGACCGGTTGCACGAGACGAAACCCGTGCATCGGCGGTTGCCCGAATGTGCGAGATGATGCGGGACGCATCGGGACGGGGTGCGCGCGTCGTGGTGTTCCCGGAACTGGCGCTGACCACGTTCTTTCCGCGGTGGTTTCTGGAAGGCGAGGCGCTGTCGGCATGGTTTGAGACGGAGATGCCGGGGCCGGCGGTGCGACCGCTGTTCGAGCTTTCACAGGAACTGGGGATGGGGTTCCACCTCGGCTATGCGGAGCGGACGGATGCCGGCCGACATTTCAATACGGCGATTCTGGTCGATGGTGGTCGGTTGCTGGGCAAATACCGCAAGGTGCACCTGCCGGGTCATCGTGACGAAGAAAGCTGGCGCCCCTTTCAACATCTGGAAAAGCGTTATTTCGAAACTGGAGACCTGGGCTTTCCTGTCTTCGACGCGCTCGGCGGCAAGGCGGGGATGTGCATCTGCAATGATCGCCGCTGGCCGGAAACATGGCGAATGCTGGGGTTGCAGGGCGCGGAATTCGTGATGCTGGGTTATAACACGCCGGCGCATTATCCTCCGGCGCCGGAGCATGACCATCTCCAGTATTTCCACAACGAGCTGTCGATTCAGGCCGGGTGCTACCAGAACGGGGTCTGGGCATTGGCAGCGGCGAAAGCCGGGTGCGAGGAAGGTTGCGACCTGATCGGAGGCAGTCTGATCGTTGCACCGACCGGCGAGATTATGGCGAAAGCGGGTGGCGTTGAGGACGAGGTCATCACTGCGGAGATCGACCTAGACCGTTGTGCCGAAATCCGGCGCAACATTTTCGATTTCGCTCTGCACCGGGAACCGCAGACATACGGCCTGTTAACGGCACTGAAACCGTGA